One region of Deltaproteobacteria bacterium genomic DNA includes:
- a CDS encoding 3',5'-cyclic-nucleotide phosphodiesterase: MKIKVLGASGSEVPGHRCPAFLIDGRILLDAGTVCVSLTIAEQRAIREILITHAHFDHIKGIPFLLDNMAFPNTGKTITIFSGRDVLDDLRKNIFNDRIWPDFTRIPSTRRPVLRYFALSPSRAAAIGRYRVWMEKVSHTVPAYGFIAENAGRKAIAYAGDTGPTERFWRKMAGRNVVCLIVETSFPNRLKKKALATGHLTPSLLEKEIAKMRIPPGKICAVHLKPQFYPEIREEIGALTRIDIVLPAEGDVISV, translated from the coding sequence TTGAAAATCAAGGTGCTCGGCGCGTCAGGTTCCGAAGTCCCCGGCCACAGGTGCCCGGCATTCCTGATCGACGGAAGGATTCTCCTGGATGCGGGAACCGTCTGCGTGTCCCTGACCATCGCCGAGCAGCGCGCCATCCGGGAGATCCTCATTACCCACGCCCACTTCGATCACATCAAGGGGATCCCTTTTCTTCTCGACAACATGGCATTCCCGAACACCGGAAAGACGATCACCATCTTCAGCGGCAGGGATGTCCTCGACGACCTGCGGAAAAACATCTTCAACGATCGGATCTGGCCCGACTTCACCAGAATCCCCTCGACCAGGCGCCCCGTCCTGAGATACTTCGCCCTTTCTCCGTCGCGCGCCGCTGCGATCGGCAGGTACAGGGTTTGGATGGAAAAAGTCAGCCACACCGTGCCGGCGTACGGGTTCATAGCGGAAAACGCGGGAAGGAAAGCGATCGCTTATGCCGGGGACACGGGGCCGACGGAACGGTTTTGGAGGAAGATGGCAGGCCGCAATGTCGTATGCCTTATCGTGGAAACCTCATTCCCCAACCGATTGAAAAAAAAGGCTTTGGCGACCGGCCATCTGACACCCTCGCTCCTGGAGAAGGAGATCGCGAAGATGCGGATTCCACCGGGGAAAATCTGCGCGGTTCACCTCAAGCCGCAATTTTACCCGGAGATCCGGGAAGAAATAGGCGCCCTCACGCGCATCGACATCGTCCTCCCGGCGGAAGGAGATGTGATCTCGGTCTGA